In the Theobroma cacao cultivar B97-61/B2 chromosome 1, Criollo_cocoa_genome_V2, whole genome shotgun sequence genome, one interval contains:
- the LOC18614213 gene encoding probable methyltransferase PMT15 produces MAVMAWFPTRLSHITSFNAKKPSLYYYTLVAILCTTFYLIGIWKHSVGLIPNSAAADGYLTDVPCSSLHSTIELDFLPHHLPPDPPPAAARVLHLPPCDLSFSEHTPCEDVKRSLKFDRGMLVYRERHCPEKNELLKCRVPAPYGYKVPFRWPRSREFAWFANVPHKELTVEKKNQNWVKVEGELFRFPGGGTMFPRGADAYIDDIDKLINLKDGSIRTAIDTGCGVASWGAYLLSRNILAVSFAPRDTHEAQVQFALERGVPALIGVLASIRLPYPSRAFDMAHCSRCLIPWGQYDGLYLIEVDRILRPGGYWILSGPPINWENHWKGWNRTRDNLRAEQNLIETVAKSLCWKKLVQKDDLAIWQKPTNHIHCRANRKVFKQPRFCQTQNPDMAWYTKLETCLTPLPEVSNIKEIAGGQLAKWPERLNAIPPRISSGRLTGITEKMFVENTELWKKRVEYYKRVDHQLAETGRYRNLLDMNAHLGGFAAALVDDPVWTMNVVPIEAEINTLGAVYERGLIGTYQSWCEAMSTYPRTYDFIHADSIFSLYQDRCEMEDILLEMDRILRPEGSVIIRDDVDVLVKVKNIIDVMQWDGRIVDHEDGPHEREKILFAVKQYWTAPAPEQSQQGIKTIS; encoded by the exons ATGGCCGTCATGGCTTGGTTTCCAACAAGACTATCTCACATCACATCATTCAATGCCAAAAAGCCCAGCCTTTATTACTACACTCTCGTAGCAATTCTTTGTACAACTTTTTACCTTATTGGGATATGGAAACACTCAGTAGGCCTCATCCCCAACTCCGCCGCCGCCGACGGTTATCTAACCGACGTCCCCTGCTCTTCCCTCCACTCCACTATCGAACTCGACTTCTTGCCCCACCACCTCCCTCCTGACCCACCTCCCGCGGCGGCGCGTGTTCTTCACCTACCTCCGTGTGACCTTTCCTTCTCTGAACACACCCCATGCGAGGACGTTAAAAGATCGTTGAAGTTCGACAGGGGCATGCTTGTATACAGGGAGAGACACTGCCCTGAAAAGAACGAGTTGTTGAAGTGTCGAGTCCCGGCCCCGTACGGTTACAAGGTCCCGTTTAGGTGGCCCCGGAGTAGGGAGTTTGCATGGTTCGCTAACGTGCCGCACAAAGAGTTGACCGTCGAGAAAAAGAACCAGAATTGGGTTAAGGTCGAAGGGGAGCTGTTCAGGTTCCCTGGCGGAGGCACCATGTTCCCGCGTGGCGCTGATGCTTATATCGACGATATCGACAAGTTGATCAATCTCAAAGATGGTTCAATAAGGACCGCCATTGATACCGGTTGCGGG GTTGCGAGTTGGGGAGCTTACCTTTTATCCAGGAACATCCTAGCGGTGTCTTTTGCACCAAGAGACACCCATGAAGCTCAGGTGCAGTTTGCTCTTGAAAGAGGAGTGCCTGCGTTGATCGGAGTTCTTGCCTCCATTAGGCTCCCATACCCGTCAAGAGCTTTCGACATGGCTCATTGCTCTCGATGCCTCATCCCTTGGGGCCAGTATG ATGGGCTTTACTTAATTGAAGTTGATAGAATTCTACGTCCTGGTGGTTATTGGATTCTATCTGGACCACCAATTAACTGGGAAAATCATTGGAAAGGTTGGAATAGGACACGGGATAACCTGAGAGCAGAACAAAACCTGATCGAGACTGTGGCTAAAAGCCTCTGCTGGAAAAAGCTTGTACAGAAGGATGACCTTGCCATTTGGCAAAAACCCACTAATCATATCCATTGTAGAGCTAACAGGAAGGTTTTCAAGCAGCCACGCTTTTGCCAGACTCAAAATCCTGACATGGCATG GTACACAAAATTAGAGACTTGTTTAACCCCACTGCCTGAAGTATCCAATATTAAGGAAATAGCTGGTGGGCAATTAGCAAAATGGCCCGAGAGGCTGAATGCAATCCCTCCAAGGATCAGCAGCGGACGCTTGACAGGAATCACAGAAAAAATGTTTGTAGAAAACACAGAGCTATGGAAGAAGAGGGTAGAATATTACAAGAGAGTAGACCATCAGCTGGCGGAGACAGGGAGGTACCGGAACTTGTTGGATATGAATGCTCATCTGGGAGGCTTCGCCGCAGCTCTTGTCGATGATCCTGTCTGGACCATGAACGTTGTCCCCATCGAGGCTGAGATCAACACTCTTGGAGCCGTCTATGAACGTGGATTGATCGGAACATATCAAAGCTGGTGCGAGGCAATGTCTACTTATCCCAGGACTTACGATTTCATTCACGCTGATTCTATCTTCAGCCTCTACCAAGACAG ATGTGAAATGGAGGATATACTTCTAGAAATGGATAGAATTTTACGACCGGAAGGCAGTGTGATCATCAGAGACGACGTGGATGTCTTGGTGAAGGTCAAGAACATCATAGATGTTATGCAATGGGATGGCAGAATTGTAGACCATGAGGACGGACCCcatgagagagagaagattcTTTTCGCAGTTAAGCAATATTGGACCGCACCTGCACCTGAACAAAGCCAACAaggaattaaaacaatttcatAG
- the LOC18614214 gene encoding cytochrome P450 87A3, which produces MWGAVLCLVALLVVRISRWVHNWAYPKCNGVLPPGSMGLPFIGETTQFFSPHSLYDIPPFISKRMRRYGAVFRTSLVGQKVVVSTDPEINYEIFQQENKSFLLWYTESFLEIFGQQSLVAQHGMVHKYLRNLILQLVSPENLKGKLLSGMDRATRKHLNSWSSLGSIDVKEGSSKMIFEYFATKLIGYDENMDPNRNVRDSFQAFLDGLISLPLNIPGTAYHACLQGRKKVYKVIKDIFEKRKASKGHHNDFLEYLLNEVEREDTFLTEQIAKDLVFVLLFASHETTSAATTLAVKFIADHHQVLEELTKEHEAIIKSRGNENSELTWQEYKSMTFTHMVINETVRLANIAPGMFRKVVKDVEIKGYTIPAGWLVMVVPAAVHLSPSKYENPLQFNPWRWEGQELHVGSKNFMAFGGGIRLCVGADFAKLQIGIFIHYMVTRYRWTVIKGGDIVRKPGLVFPNGLHIKISERQEWRSRSFELRLKKQTTDATRAFN; this is translated from the exons ATGTGGGGGGCGGTTCTTTGCCTTGTAGCTTTGCTCGTTGTTAGGATTAGCCGTTGGGTGCATAATTGGGCATACCCCAAGTGCAATGGGGTTCTACCACCTGGTTCAATGGGCTTGCCCTTCATTGGGGAGACAACGCAGTTCTTCTCTCCCCATTCTTTGTACGATATCCCACCATTCATCAGCAAAAGAATGCGAAG aTATGGGGCAGTGTTTCGAACTAGCTTAGTTGGTCAGAAGGTTGTTGTATCAACGGATCCTGAAATCAATTATGAAATCtttcaacaagaaaacaaGTCGTTCTTGCTCTGGTATACAGAGAGTTTCTTAGAAATTTTTGGCCAACAAAGCCTGGTCGCACAGCATGGGATGGTTCACAAGTACCTCAGGAACTTAATCCTTCAGCTTGTTAGCCCTGAAAACCTGAAGGGGAAGCTACTTTCTGGAATGGATAGAGCGACCCGCAAGCATCTTAATTCCTGGAGTAGCCTTGGCAGTATCGACGTGAAAGAAGGATCTTCTAAG ATGATATTCGAATATTTTGCGACGAAACTCATTGGgtatgatgaaaatatggatCCAAACAGGAATGTGAGAGACAGTTTCCAAGCCTTCTTGGATGGTCTTATCTCATTACCTTTAAACATCCCAGGAACTGCTTATCATGCATGTTTACAG GGTCGTAAAAAGGTCTACAAGGTGATTAAAGATATATTTGAAAAGAGGAAGGCATCAAAGGGTCATCACAATGATTTCTTAGAGTATTTACTCAATGAAGTGGAGAGAGAAGACACGTTTTTAACTGAGCAAATTGCCAAAGACTTGGTCTTTGTGCTTCTCTTTGCTTCTCATGAGACTACTTCTGCAGCCACCACATTAGCGGTCAAGTTTATTGCTGATCATCATCAAGTCCTCGAAGAATTAACA aaAGAGCACGAGGCTATCATTAAAAGCCGAGGAAATGAGAATTCTGAACTTACATGGCAAGAATATAAATCAATGACTTTCACACATATG GTTATCAATGAAACAGTTAGGCTAGCAAATATTGCTCCAGGAATGTTCAGAAAAGTGGTGAAAGATGTTGAGATAAAGG GGTACACAATACCAGCAGGTTGGTTGGTGATGGTTGTCCCAGCAGCTGTTCATTTGAGTCCCAGCAAGTACGAGAACCctcttcaatttaatccatggCGATGGGAG GGACAAGAGTTGCATGTGGGATCCAAGAATTTCATGGCCTTCGGTGGAGGTATAAGGCTCTGTGTTGGAGCTGACTTTGCCAAGCTTCAGATAGGCATTTTCATCCATTACATGGTCACAAGATACAG GTGGACAGTGATAAAAGGAGGGGACATTGTTCGGAAGCCTGGTCTGGTATTTCCCAATGGACTTCACATCAAAATCTCTGAGAGGCAGGAATGGCGATCGAGGAGCTTCGAGTTAAGACTCAAGAAACAAACAACGGATGCCACAAGGGCCTTTAATTGA
- the LOC18614216 gene encoding F-box protein PP2-A13 isoform X2 yields MGANISGAVADGDGDGPPSRPRLGDIPESCAALVLAQLDPPEICKLSRLNRSFCGASSADFIWESKLPSNYRFIVEKVLGDTTLLTLQRKELYARLCRPILFDAGTKEIWLDKSTGGVCLSISSKALTITGIDDRRYWSHISTEESSSEYEMAARAVISLFP; encoded by the exons ATGGGTGCAAACATATCCGGTGCTGTAGCGGATGGCGATGGAGATGGTCCTCCATCGAGGCCAAGACTCGGTGACATACCAGAGAGCTGTGCGGCATTGGTTTTGGCGCAGTTAGACCCACCTGAGATTTGCAAATTGTCTCGGTTGAACCGATCTTTTTGCGGCGCTTCATCGGCTGATTTTATATGGGAATCGAAATTGCCTTCCAATTATAGGTTCATTGTGGAGAAAGTGCTAGGAGACACAACTTTGTTGACTCTGCAGAGGAAAGAACTTTATGCCAGGCTGTGCAGGCCTATTCTCTTTGATGCTGGCACAAAG GAGATATGGTTGGATAAGAGTACAGGCGGGGTTTGTTTATCAATTTCTTCCAAGGCGTTGACAATTACAGGGATTGATGATCGAAGATATTGGAGTCATATTTCCACCGAGGAATCGAG